The Azospirillum brasilense sequence CCTGCCCTTCATCTTCCGCGACACCGAGCACATGCACGCCGTGCTGGACGGCCCGATCGGCGACGAGATCCTCGCCGCCATGGAAAGCCAGGGGCTGATCGGTCTGGCCTTCTACGACAGCGGCTCGCGCTCGCTCTATTCCAAGAAGCCGGTGTCGTCGCTGGCCGACCTGAAGGGCATGAAGATCCGCGTCCAGCAGTCGGACCTGTTCGTGTCGATGATCGAGGCGCTGGGCGCCAACCCGACGCCGATGCCCATGGGCGAGGTCTACACCGGCCTGAAGACCGGCATCATCGACGCGGCGGAGAACAACTACCCCTCCTACGAATCCTCGCGCCACTTCGAGGCCGCCAAGTATTTCACCCGCACCGAGCACGCCATGGCGCCGGAGGTGCTGGTCTTCTCCAAGGTCACCTGGGACCGCCTGTCGAAGGACGATCAGGCCGCCATCCGCAAGGCCGCCAAGGACTCCGTCCCCTACATGCGCAAGCTGTGGACGGAGCGCGAGGAGGCCTCCCGCGCCATCGTCGAGAAGGCCGGCTCCCAGATCAGCGACGTGAAGAACAAGCAGGAATTCATCGACGCGATGAAGCCCGTGTTCGCCAAGTTCGCCAACACGCCGAAGCTGCAGGGCCTCGTCCAGCGCATCCAGGACACGAAGTAAGGCACACGCGGGGGGCGGCGCCGGCCATTCCCGGCCGGCGCCGCCCCTCCGCGGGAAGGACGGCATCATGAGCATCGAACTTGAATTGGAAGAGGTCCGCCCCCTCGCCGCCCCACGCTTGTTGACGCGGGTGAACGCGCGTCTGGCGTGGTCGGGGATGTGCGTGGCGATGGTCGGCCTGATGGCCATCGTCTGCGTGGTGTTCTATCAGGTCTTCGGCCGCTACGTGCTGAACGACTCGCCGACCTGGGCGGAGAGCCTGGCCATCGTGCTGGTTCTCTACGTCACCCTCATCGGCGCCGCCGTCGGGGTCCGCGACGCCGGACACATCGGCCTGGAATCCTTCCTCGTCATGCTCCCCGACGCCATCCGCCGCAAGGTCGAGATCGTCATCTACGCCCTCGTCGGCGTCTTCGGCGCCTGCATGGCCTACAACGGCTGGGTGCTCGGCACCTCCGTCGCCGCCTATTACATCCCCAACCTGCACGTCTCCGAAGCCGTCCGCTACATCCCGCTCGTGCTCTCCGGCGTCCTGATCGTGCTTTTCGCCATCGAACACGTCGTCGCCATCATCCGCGGCGAGGAGGTCGCACCATCATGGAACTGACCATCCTTTCCATCAGCTTCTTCGGCTTCCTCGTCCTGGGCATCCCGGTCGCCTTCGCCATCGGCCTGTCGGCGCTCTGCACCATCCTCTACGAGGGCCTCCCCGTCGCCGTCATCTTCCAGCAGATGATGTCCGGCATGAACGTCTTCTCCTTCCTCGCCATCCCCTTCTTCGTCTTCTCCGGCGAGCTGATGCTCCACGGCGGCGTCGCCGACAAGATCGTCGCCACCGCCAAGAACATGGTCGGCCACATCCGCGGCGGCCTCGGCATGTCCAACGTCGTCGCCTGCACGCTGTTCGGCGGCGTCGCCGGCTCCCCCGTCGCCGACGTCTCGGCCATGGGTGCGGTGATGATCCCGATGATGAAGCGCGAGGGCTACCACGCCGACTACGCCGTCAACGTCACCACCCACGCCGCCCTCGTCGGCGCGCTGATGCCGACCAGCCACAACATGATCATCTACGCGCTGGCCGCCGGCGGCAAAGCCTCCATCGGCGCGCTGATCGCCGCGGGCATCGTCCCGGCCCTGCTGCTGATGGTCTGCAACCTGGGGGCCGCCTACTACGTCGCGGTCAAGCGCGGCTACCCCGCCGGCACCTTCCCCGGCTGGGCCATCCTGGGCCGCTCCTTCGCCGCCTCGGCACCCGGCCTGCTCATCGTCGTGATCATCCTGGCCGGCATCACGTCCGGCGTATTCACCGCCACCGAGTCCGCCTCCATCGCGGTGATCTACGCGCTGCTGCTCACCACCTTCGTCTACCGCACGCTGACCTGGGACCACTTCCTGGCGGCCGCCGCCAAGACGGTGAAGACGACCGGCGTGGTGCTGCTGCTGATCGGCGTCTCCACGATGTTCCAGTACATCATGGGGCTCTATCAGGTGGCCGAGATCACCGGCGAGCTGATGGCGGGCATCTCGACCAACCCGCTGGTCATCTTCCTGCTGATCAACATCATCCTGTTCCTGCTCGGCACCTTCATGGACATGGCGAGCACGATCCTGATCTGCACGCCGATCTTCCTGCCGATTGCCATGCAGTACGGCATGGACCCGGTGCAGTTCGGCATCGTCATGCTGATCAACTGCGCGCTCGGCCTCAACACCCCGCCGGTCGGCACCACCCAGTTCATCGGCTGCGCCATCGGCGAGGTCTCGGTCGGCCAGGTCATGCGCTCCATCACCCCCTTCTACGGCGCCCTCTTCGT is a genomic window containing:
- a CDS encoding TRAP transporter substrate-binding protein, with the translated sequence MKNTFRRLGMALLAACAAGALLAAPVSARDFRSADIHPGDYPTVEAVKYMGKLLSERSNGKLGVKVYPNGALGNERDTIEQIKIGGLDMMRINVAPLNNVVPETMVVALPFIFRDTEHMHAVLDGPIGDEILAAMESQGLIGLAFYDSGSRSLYSKKPVSSLADLKGMKIRVQQSDLFVSMIEALGANPTPMPMGEVYTGLKTGIIDAAENNYPSYESSRHFEAAKYFTRTEHAMAPEVLVFSKVTWDRLSKDDQAAIRKAAKDSVPYMRKLWTEREEASRAIVEKAGSQISDVKNKQEFIDAMKPVFAKFANTPKLQGLVQRIQDTK
- a CDS encoding TRAP transporter small permease, giving the protein MSIELELEEVRPLAAPRLLTRVNARLAWSGMCVAMVGLMAIVCVVFYQVFGRYVLNDSPTWAESLAIVLVLYVTLIGAAVGVRDAGHIGLESFLVMLPDAIRRKVEIVIYALVGVFGACMAYNGWVLGTSVAAYYIPNLHVSEAVRYIPLVLSGVLIVLFAIEHVVAIIRGEEVAPSWN
- a CDS encoding TRAP transporter large permease, translated to MELTILSISFFGFLVLGIPVAFAIGLSALCTILYEGLPVAVIFQQMMSGMNVFSFLAIPFFVFSGELMLHGGVADKIVATAKNMVGHIRGGLGMSNVVACTLFGGVAGSPVADVSAMGAVMIPMMKREGYHADYAVNVTTHAALVGALMPTSHNMIIYALAAGGKASIGALIAAGIVPALLLMVCNLGAAYYVAVKRGYPAGTFPGWAILGRSFAASAPGLLIVVIILAGITSGVFTATESASIAVIYALLLTTFVYRTLTWDHFLAAAAKTVKTTGVVLLLIGVSTMFQYIMGLYQVAEITGELMAGISTNPLVIFLLINIILFLLGTFMDMASTILICTPIFLPIAMQYGMDPVQFGIVMLINCALGLNTPPVGTTQFIGCAIGEVSVGQVMRSITPFYGALFVTLLLVTYVPTFSLWLPHMLMR